One genomic region from Curtobacterium sp. 9128 encodes:
- the araA gene encoding L-arabinose isomerase, translating to MTHVDPTETLAGYEVWFLTGSQGLYGEETLRQVEEQSRAVHAELAPHVPVTLVWKPVLKDADGIRRALIEASADDKVIGVTAWMHTFSPAKMWIGGLNALTKPLLHLHTQANVALPWADIDFDFMNLNQAAHGDREFGYALARMGVRHATAIGHVSDERVQRRVADWSRAAAGAAAIRTLKLTRFGDNMRYVAVTEGDKTEAEIELGVQVNTWAVNELAAAVEAVSEQDVDALVAVYDEHYDVVDELRDGGARRAALRDGAAIELGLRALLEQNDSAAFTTNFEDLGTLKQLPGLAVQRLMADGYGFGAEGDWKTAVLVRAMNVAGAGLPGGASLMEDYTYDLTPGAEKILGAHMLEVSPTLTSSRPTLEIHPLGIGGKDDPVRLVFTADSGEAVVVALSDTRDGFRLTANVVDVVPPTEALPKLPVGRAVWEPRPSFPVAAESWLTAGAAHHTVMTTAVGLQVVEDLATILGTEFLVIDEHTTSRGFRDEVRGQQTWHRLDRGF from the coding sequence ATGACGCACGTCGACCCCACCGAGACCCTGGCGGGCTACGAGGTCTGGTTCCTCACGGGTTCGCAGGGCCTGTACGGCGAGGAGACCCTCCGCCAGGTCGAGGAGCAGAGCCGCGCCGTGCACGCGGAACTGGCACCGCACGTGCCGGTGACGCTCGTCTGGAAACCCGTCCTCAAGGACGCCGATGGTATCCGGCGCGCCCTGATCGAGGCGAGCGCCGACGACAAGGTCATCGGCGTCACCGCCTGGATGCACACCTTCAGCCCCGCGAAGATGTGGATCGGCGGGCTCAACGCGCTGACGAAGCCCCTGCTGCACCTGCACACGCAGGCGAACGTCGCACTGCCGTGGGCGGACATCGACTTCGACTTCATGAACCTGAACCAGGCGGCGCACGGCGACCGTGAGTTCGGCTACGCCCTCGCCCGCATGGGCGTCCGGCACGCGACCGCGATCGGCCACGTCTCGGACGAGCGCGTGCAGCGGCGCGTCGCGGACTGGAGCCGCGCCGCCGCCGGTGCCGCCGCGATCCGCACGCTCAAGCTCACCCGGTTCGGCGACAACATGCGCTACGTCGCCGTCACCGAGGGCGACAAGACCGAGGCGGAGATCGAGCTCGGCGTGCAGGTCAACACCTGGGCGGTGAACGAGCTGGCCGCAGCCGTGGAGGCCGTCAGCGAGCAGGACGTCGACGCGCTCGTCGCCGTGTACGACGAGCACTACGACGTGGTCGACGAGCTCCGCGACGGTGGCGCACGCCGCGCCGCGCTCCGGGACGGCGCCGCGATCGAGCTCGGCCTGCGCGCCCTGCTCGAGCAGAACGACAGCGCCGCGTTCACCACGAACTTCGAGGACCTCGGCACCCTCAAGCAGCTCCCCGGTCTCGCCGTGCAGCGCCTGATGGCCGACGGCTACGGCTTCGGTGCCGAGGGGGACTGGAAGACGGCCGTGCTGGTCCGCGCGATGAACGTCGCGGGTGCGGGGCTGCCGGGCGGCGCATCGCTCATGGAGGACTACACGTACGACCTCACCCCCGGTGCGGAGAAGATCCTCGGCGCGCACATGCTCGAGGTCTCGCCGACGCTCACGTCGTCGCGTCCGACGCTCGAGATCCACCCGCTCGGCATCGGCGGCAAGGACGACCCGGTGCGTCTGGTCTTCACGGCCGACTCCGGCGAGGCCGTGGTGGTCGCGCTGTCGGACACCCGCGACGGGTTCCGCCTCACCGCGAACGTCGTCGACGTGGTCCCGCCGACCGAGGCGCTGCCGAAGCTCCCCGTCGGCCGTGCCGTCTGGGAGCCCCGTCCCTCGTTCCCCGTCGCCGCCGAGTCCTGGCTCACCGCCGGCGCCGCCCACCACACCGTCATGACGACGGCCGTGGGGCTGCAGGTGGTCGAGGACCTCGCCACGATCCTCGGCACCGAGTTCCTGGTCATCGACGAGCACACGACCTCCCGCGGGTTCCGCGACGAGGTGCGCGGGCAGCAGACCTGGCACCGCCTCGACCGCGGGTTCTGA
- a CDS encoding L-ribulose-5-phosphate 4-epimerase, with product MTEASVHDSAVQEAVAATRARVASLHGELVRYGLVIWTGGNVSERVPGTDLFVIKPSGVSSDDLTPENQVVCTLDGVPADGWGNAHGPSSDTAAHAFVYRNMPEVGGVVHTHSTYATAWAARAEPIPCVITAMADEFGGPIPVGPFAIIGDDSIGRGIVDTLSGHRSRAVLMQNHGVFTIGRDAKDAVKAAVMCEDVARTVHIAKQGGEVVPIAPDDIDRLFDRYQNVYGQNPEGALR from the coding sequence ATGACGGAAGCAAGCGTCCACGACAGCGCCGTCCAGGAGGCCGTGGCCGCGACGCGTGCGCGCGTCGCCTCCCTGCACGGCGAGTTGGTCCGCTACGGACTCGTGATCTGGACCGGCGGCAACGTCTCCGAACGCGTGCCGGGCACCGACCTCTTCGTGATCAAGCCGAGCGGGGTGTCGAGCGACGACCTGACGCCCGAGAACCAGGTCGTCTGCACGCTCGACGGCGTGCCGGCGGACGGCTGGGGCAACGCGCACGGGCCGAGCTCGGACACCGCGGCCCACGCGTTCGTCTACCGGAACATGCCGGAAGTCGGTGGCGTCGTGCACACCCACTCCACCTACGCGACCGCATGGGCGGCGAGGGCAGAACCCATCCCCTGCGTCATCACCGCGATGGCGGACGAGTTCGGCGGACCGATCCCGGTCGGCCCGTTCGCGATCATCGGCGACGACTCCATCGGCCGCGGCATCGTCGACACGCTCAGCGGTCACCGGAGCCGTGCGGTCCTCATGCAGAACCACGGCGTGTTCACGATCGGCCGCGACGCGAAAGACGCCGTCAAGGCAGCTGTGATGTGCGAGGACGTCGCCCGCACGGTGCACATCGCGAAGCAGGGCGGCGAGGTCGTGCCGATCGCCCCGGACGACATCGATCGACTCTTCGACCGCTACCAGAACGTCTACGGACAGAACCCAGAAGGAGCACTGCGATGA
- a CDS encoding FGGY-family carbohydrate kinase, translated as MSDDRRHQVQDGRTTLGIELGSTRIKACLIDEDLVPIASGDHEWENAFVDGRWTYSLDDVETGLRAAYAALVSDVEERFGVRPTTFRALGVSAMMHGYLAFDASGELLVPFRTWRNTSTGPAAAALSEALSFTIPLRWSVAHLYQAVLDEEPHVAEVAGITTLAGYVHRRLTGRNVLGVGDASGAFPIDPATRDYDAAMLRTADGLIGRDVRELLPDVLVAGQDAGTLTPEGAAWLDPTGTLEPGAPLCPPEGDAGTGMVATNAVAPRTGNVSVGTSIFSMVVLEHAMTTSHEEIDVVTTPAGDAVAMVHCNNGASEIAAWARVFGRFAEAAGSPLDMDQVYATLLAEAERADPDAGGLLSYNYLAGEPVTHVEDGRPLLVRGAGSAFTLGNLVRAEVQGAFATLAIGMDVLAGEDVHVDRMTAHGGLFRTPGAPQRLLAAALRVPVALEETAGEGGAWGIAVLAAYLEHAADSDLTTYLQKRVFAGDAVHVADPDERDVEGFRAYLERFRAGLPLQSAAVAATRPPASPVEIAPADEHRAPAHAGATSAPGRDPAAGTEPPAHSDPVAGAEPSLQTEKEPTR; from the coding sequence ATGAGCGACGACCGCAGACACCAGGTCCAGGACGGGCGCACCACGCTCGGGATCGAGCTCGGATCGACCCGCATCAAGGCGTGCCTGATCGACGAGGACCTCGTCCCCATCGCCAGCGGCGACCACGAGTGGGAGAACGCCTTCGTCGACGGGCGCTGGACCTACTCCCTCGACGACGTCGAGACCGGACTCCGCGCCGCCTACGCCGCCCTGGTCTCCGACGTCGAGGAACGGTTCGGCGTCCGGCCCACCACGTTCCGTGCCCTCGGGGTGTCCGCGATGATGCACGGCTACCTGGCGTTCGACGCGTCCGGGGAGCTCCTCGTGCCGTTCCGCACGTGGCGCAACACCTCGACCGGCCCGGCGGCTGCGGCGCTCAGCGAGGCCCTGTCGTTCACCATCCCGCTCCGCTGGTCGGTCGCGCACCTGTACCAGGCGGTCCTCGACGAGGAGCCCCACGTCGCCGAGGTCGCCGGCATCACCACGCTCGCCGGGTACGTCCACCGCCGGCTGACCGGACGGAACGTGCTCGGCGTGGGTGACGCGTCCGGAGCGTTCCCCATCGACCCGGCGACCAGGGACTACGACGCCGCCATGCTCCGCACCGCCGACGGACTCATCGGCCGGGACGTCCGGGAGCTCCTCCCCGATGTCCTCGTCGCCGGGCAGGACGCCGGTACGCTCACCCCGGAGGGCGCCGCGTGGCTCGACCCGACCGGCACGCTCGAGCCCGGCGCCCCGCTCTGCCCGCCGGAGGGCGACGCCGGCACCGGCATGGTCGCGACGAACGCCGTCGCACCCCGGACCGGCAACGTCAGCGTCGGCACGAGCATCTTCTCGATGGTCGTCCTCGAGCACGCGATGACGACCTCGCACGAGGAGATCGACGTCGTCACGACCCCCGCGGGTGACGCCGTCGCGATGGTGCACTGCAACAACGGCGCCAGCGAGATCGCCGCGTGGGCCAGGGTCTTCGGCCGGTTCGCCGAGGCCGCGGGCAGCCCGCTCGACATGGACCAGGTCTACGCGACGCTGCTCGCCGAGGCCGAGCGGGCCGACCCGGATGCCGGCGGCCTGCTGTCCTACAACTACCTGGCGGGTGAACCCGTCACACACGTCGAGGACGGTCGTCCGCTCCTGGTCCGTGGTGCCGGCAGTGCGTTCACGCTCGGCAACCTCGTCCGTGCCGAGGTGCAGGGTGCGTTCGCCACCCTCGCGATCGGCATGGACGTGCTCGCGGGCGAGGACGTCCACGTCGACCGGATGACCGCACACGGCGGACTCTTCCGGACCCCTGGTGCCCCGCAGCGACTGCTCGCCGCCGCACTCCGCGTGCCGGTCGCGCTCGAGGAGACCGCTGGCGAGGGCGGCGCATGGGGCATCGCGGTGCTCGCGGCCTACCTCGAGCACGCAGCCGACTCCGACCTGACGACGTACCTGCAGAAGCGGGTCTTCGCCGGGGACGCCGTGCACGTAGCGGACCCCGATGAGCGGGACGTCGAGGGCTTCCGTGCCTACCTCGAGCGGTTCCGGGCGGGTCTGCCCCTGCAGTCGGCAGCGGTCGCCGCGACCCGGCCCCCGGCGAGTCCGGTCGAGATCGCGCCCGCGGACGAACACCGCGCCCCGGCACACGCGGGCGCGACGTCCGCACCGGGGCGCGACCCCGCAGCCGGAACCGAGCCACCCGCCCACAGCGACCCCGTGGCCGGAGCCGAGCCGAGCCTCCAGACCGAGAAGGAGCCGACCCGATGA
- a CDS encoding LacI family DNA-binding transcriptional regulator: MTLERPARITDVAALAGVSIGTASKALNGTGQLRDSTRERVKEAADKLGFVGDARARALSSGRTYTVGMITTDSFGRFSIPVLLGAEDVLSAGQMAVLLCDTRDDHVRESHYLRSLVARGVDGIIVTGRSADARPPIDVSIPVVYAFTPSTDPADVSVTVDDAHGAGLIASHLVTIGRRRVAIVTGPARHHSASSRVSGASGVLGSRLVVPPMYGEWSERWGRQAADVLLRGDDDVDAIVCGSDQIARGVCDRLREAGRSVPDDVAVTGFDDWDVMALASRPPLTTVDLRLEELGRVAGRSLLDLIDGAAPESAVVTPSLVLRESTLGA; encoded by the coding sequence GTGACACTGGAACGTCCAGCGCGGATCACCGACGTCGCGGCGCTCGCCGGGGTGTCGATCGGCACCGCGTCGAAGGCCCTCAACGGGACCGGGCAGCTCCGCGACTCCACCCGCGAACGGGTGAAGGAAGCCGCCGACAAGCTCGGGTTCGTCGGGGACGCCCGGGCACGGGCGCTCTCCTCAGGGCGGACCTACACCGTCGGGATGATCACCACGGACTCGTTCGGCCGGTTCTCGATCCCGGTGCTCCTCGGTGCCGAGGACGTCCTCTCCGCCGGGCAGATGGCCGTGCTGCTCTGCGACACCCGTGACGACCACGTCCGGGAATCGCACTACCTCCGCTCGCTCGTCGCGCGGGGCGTCGACGGCATCATCGTCACCGGGCGCTCGGCCGACGCGCGGCCCCCGATCGACGTGTCGATCCCCGTCGTCTACGCGTTCACCCCGTCGACCGACCCGGCTGACGTGTCCGTGACGGTCGACGACGCGCACGGTGCCGGACTCATCGCGTCCCACCTCGTGACGATCGGCCGGCGACGGGTCGCGATCGTCACCGGTCCGGCGCGACACCACTCGGCGTCGAGTCGTGTCTCCGGGGCGTCGGGAGTGCTCGGCTCCCGGCTCGTGGTGCCGCCGATGTACGGCGAGTGGTCCGAGCGCTGGGGGCGCCAGGCCGCCGACGTCCTGCTCCGCGGGGACGACGACGTCGACGCGATCGTGTGCGGCAGTGACCAGATCGCGCGGGGCGTGTGCGATCGGCTGCGCGAGGCCGGGCGGTCCGTGCCCGACGACGTCGCCGTCACCGGGTTCGATGACTGGGACGTGATGGCGCTCGCGAGTCGTCCGCCGCTGACGACGGTGGACCTGCGCCTCGAGGAGCTCGGTCGGGTCGCCGGGCGGTCTCTGCTCGACCTGATCGACGGCGCCGCGCCGGAGTCCGCCGTCGTGACCCCGTCTCTCGTCCTCCGCGAGAGCACCCTCGGCGCCTGA
- a CDS encoding beta-L-arabinofuranosidase domain-containing protein, whose protein sequence is MTTTLATEHRARTATPVLPTADAHLAFRPLPSGDARITGGFWALRQERNGADAIRDGYRQLEAAGNFRNLRIAAGTESGDVVGPIFMDSDVYKWLEAVAWELGRAPAEDLRALQQEVTALVAAAQADDGYIDSVQQVRFAGARYTDLKWSHEMYCAGHLMQAAVAQSRATGDTALLDVATKNADHLVRTFGDGDGQARDIDGHPVVEMGLVELYRETGTRAYLDLAHWFVDARGHGIIERAGGEPTYFSDRVPSRTATTVEGHAVRAVYLAAGAVDVAIETGDTELLAASEGQFADMMATKAFITGGLGARWDWEAFGDPYELPTDRGYAETCAAIGGIQWAWRLLLATGKPEYADAVERLLYNAFLPGVSLAGTEYFYVNPLQHRDHAHADENRSPAHGRRGWFDCACCPPNIMRTFASLDGYLATATEGGLQVHQYATADLGAVAIETGYPHDGAVRVTVTEDGPLALGVRIPAWSDTTTVTVDGETQHPEPGTLHTIERAWHAGDTVEIAFDTTPRRFVADARIDAARGQVAIERGPLVYAVEQPDQDGFTVDDLTIDADAAVTEDRRDDLLDGIVTLRLPAHAPAEHAQAAWPYRRLDTATRSGPTPAGTDASRSLRSDVAAEPVGRGPDAARTATSVDDATAGGGADPGLPSDTSVTSVTAVAIPYYAWANRGAVPMRVWLPLSAR, encoded by the coding sequence ATGACCACCACGCTCGCGACCGAGCACCGCGCACGCACCGCGACCCCGGTCCTCCCGACCGCCGACGCGCACCTCGCCTTCCGCCCGCTGCCGTCCGGCGACGCCCGGATCACCGGGGGCTTCTGGGCGCTCCGGCAGGAGCGGAACGGCGCCGACGCGATCCGCGACGGGTACCGCCAGCTCGAGGCGGCCGGGAACTTCCGGAACCTCCGCATCGCCGCGGGGACGGAGTCCGGCGACGTCGTCGGCCCGATCTTCATGGACTCGGACGTCTACAAGTGGCTCGAGGCGGTGGCGTGGGAGCTCGGTCGAGCCCCCGCCGAGGACCTCAGAGCCCTGCAGCAGGAAGTCACCGCGCTCGTCGCGGCGGCCCAGGCGGACGACGGCTACATCGACTCCGTCCAGCAGGTCCGCTTCGCCGGCGCCCGCTACACGGACCTCAAGTGGAGCCACGAGATGTACTGCGCCGGGCACCTCATGCAGGCAGCGGTCGCACAGTCCCGCGCGACGGGTGACACCGCGCTGCTCGACGTCGCGACGAAGAACGCCGACCACCTCGTGCGGACGTTCGGCGACGGGGACGGTCAGGCACGCGACATCGACGGCCACCCCGTCGTCGAGATGGGGCTCGTCGAGCTGTACCGCGAGACCGGCACCCGCGCCTACCTGGACCTGGCGCACTGGTTCGTCGACGCCCGCGGGCACGGCATCATCGAGCGAGCAGGCGGCGAGCCGACGTACTTCTCCGACCGGGTCCCGAGCCGGACGGCCACCACGGTGGAGGGGCACGCCGTCCGCGCCGTGTACCTGGCCGCCGGCGCCGTGGACGTCGCGATCGAGACCGGCGACACCGAGCTCCTCGCCGCGAGCGAGGGCCAGTTCGCGGACATGATGGCGACGAAGGCGTTCATCACGGGCGGCCTCGGTGCCCGGTGGGACTGGGAGGCGTTCGGCGACCCGTACGAGCTCCCCACCGACCGCGGCTACGCCGAGACCTGCGCGGCGATCGGCGGGATCCAGTGGGCATGGCGGTTGCTCCTCGCGACCGGCAAGCCCGAGTACGCGGACGCCGTCGAGCGCCTGCTGTACAACGCGTTCCTGCCCGGTGTGAGCCTCGCGGGCACCGAGTACTTCTACGTCAACCCACTCCAGCACCGGGACCACGCGCACGCGGACGAGAACCGCTCCCCCGCGCACGGCCGTCGTGGCTGGTTCGACTGCGCGTGCTGCCCGCCGAACATCATGCGGACGTTCGCGAGCCTCGACGGATACCTGGCGACGGCGACCGAGGGCGGCCTGCAGGTACACCAGTACGCGACCGCCGACCTCGGCGCGGTCGCGATCGAGACCGGGTACCCGCACGACGGAGCCGTCCGCGTCACCGTGACCGAGGACGGCCCGCTCGCCCTCGGGGTGCGGATCCCGGCGTGGTCCGACACGACGACGGTCACCGTCGACGGCGAGACGCAGCACCCGGAGCCCGGGACCCTGCACACGATCGAGCGCGCGTGGCACGCCGGCGACACCGTCGAGATCGCCTTCGACACGACCCCGCGCCGCTTCGTCGCCGACGCGCGCATCGACGCGGCACGCGGACAGGTCGCCATCGAGCGGGGCCCGCTCGTCTACGCGGTCGAGCAGCCCGACCAGGACGGCTTCACCGTCGACGACCTGACGATCGACGCCGACGCTGCGGTCACCGAGGACCGTCGCGACGACCTCCTCGACGGGATCGTCACCCTGCGCCTCCCGGCGCACGCGCCGGCGGAACACGCGCAGGCAGCCTGGCCCTACCGCCGTCTCGACACCGCGACCCGGTCTGGGCCCACGCCGGCCGGTACCGACGCGTCGCGGAGCTTGCGGAGCGACGTGGCGGCCGAGCCGGTGGGGAGAGGCCCGGATGCGGCCCGCACCGCGACCAGCGTCGACGACGCGACGGCCGGCGGCGGGGCCGACCCCGGCCTCCCGTCCGACACGTCCGTCACGTCCGTGACGGCCGTCGCCATCCCGTACTACGCCTGGGCCAACCGCGGCGCCGTCCCGATGCGGGTGTGGCTCCCGCTGAGCGCCCGGTGA
- a CDS encoding sugar ABC transporter substrate-binding protein, with protein sequence MDRRGFLVGGLAGGAAIALAGCSGTLPKVDAQVAGFGQKATGTVHVWCRAATQAGLTSAVAGFNKSHPDLQVELTPVPDGQYVTKLATAIRGGEPPDVVDLDDINSQLFIFREAFADLTDVVKGLDYYDELSTGHLRLLEYRDRLYGLPYLADNSQLFVNTELFDRAGLDVEESTKDLATLLDAAKRLRKLGDDVYGWTISGNAAGIIGFVTQPHVWATGVDMMSGEVGKQQANITGNTALEQMLEFYRQLWKDGVLSRATYSDAGTTWGADFRAGKVGIMPTSYGAAVPAATKAMRAKMQTVLIPSADGRRSFFDGGDNMCIPNGAANPSGGWAFMQYANSLEQQQLLPNGGYFPTRADAATPAYRKQFPLAYGPLDAIDKGYAPQTLAYNLLNNQPSSPYFAMFREAVFGAGVSAAMRTAQSDYQRILDQVQA encoded by the coding sequence GTGGACCGCAGAGGGTTCCTCGTCGGCGGCCTCGCCGGCGGGGCCGCAATCGCCCTGGCGGGGTGCTCCGGCACCCTGCCCAAGGTCGACGCCCAGGTCGCCGGCTTCGGCCAGAAGGCGACGGGTACCGTCCACGTCTGGTGTCGTGCCGCGACCCAGGCCGGTCTGACGAGCGCGGTCGCCGGCTTCAACAAGAGCCACCCGGACCTGCAGGTCGAACTGACCCCGGTGCCGGACGGCCAGTACGTGACGAAGCTCGCGACCGCCATCCGTGGCGGCGAGCCGCCGGACGTGGTCGACCTCGACGACATCAACTCGCAGCTGTTCATCTTCCGCGAGGCGTTCGCCGATTTGACCGACGTCGTCAAGGGCCTCGACTACTACGACGAGCTCTCGACCGGGCACCTCCGCCTGCTGGAGTACCGCGACCGGCTCTACGGACTGCCGTACCTGGCGGACAACTCGCAGCTGTTCGTGAACACCGAGCTGTTCGACCGCGCCGGGCTCGACGTCGAGGAGTCCACGAAGGACCTCGCCACCCTGCTCGATGCGGCGAAGCGCCTCCGGAAGCTCGGCGACGACGTCTACGGGTGGACGATCTCCGGCAACGCCGCCGGGATCATCGGGTTCGTCACGCAGCCGCACGTCTGGGCCACCGGCGTCGACATGATGTCCGGCGAGGTCGGGAAGCAGCAGGCGAACATCACGGGCAACACCGCCCTCGAGCAGATGCTCGAGTTCTACCGGCAGCTCTGGAAGGACGGCGTGCTCAGCCGCGCGACGTACTCCGACGCGGGCACCACGTGGGGCGCTGACTTCCGGGCGGGCAAGGTCGGGATCATGCCGACCTCGTACGGTGCGGCCGTGCCGGCGGCGACGAAGGCGATGCGCGCGAAGATGCAGACGGTGCTCATCCCGAGCGCCGACGGCCGGCGGTCGTTCTTCGACGGCGGCGACAACATGTGCATCCCGAACGGCGCAGCGAACCCGTCGGGCGGGTGGGCGTTCATGCAGTACGCGAACTCGCTCGAGCAGCAGCAGCTCCTGCCGAACGGCGGGTACTTCCCCACCAGGGCGGACGCCGCGACGCCCGCGTACCGGAAGCAGTTCCCGCTGGCGTACGGTCCGCTGGACGCCATCGACAAGGGCTACGCACCGCAGACCCTCGCCTACAACCTGCTCAACAACCAGCCGTCGTCCCCGTACTTCGCGATGTTCCGCGAGGCCGTGTTCGGCGCCGGCGTCTCGGCTGCGATGCGGACCGCGCAGTCCGACTACCAGCGCATCCTCGACCAGGTCCAGGCCTGA
- a CDS encoding sugar ABC transporter permease, with the protein MSTISARRSSVGRRPIGRGRAPSRNSLTHPPRTGALLVTPAIAFVAVFVLAPLLFALYISFTNWPLIGPYRFIGLQNYATLFQDPTFVHAIGYTLLYTAIVTVPILVLGYFLAVLVRARRRGSTVLRTVFFLPYVVGLTTLSFMLVLEAQPTSGAVNMVLRWLHVTDGTTAWLVNGPLATALICVLVVWAVSGLTMVLLMSAMQGVPDEVYESAQLEGASWWQTERMITFPMIRPTVALSVIISVIGSLLAFNQFYILTQGGPGTETTTIVNAIYNRGFVNLQLGAATAESIALVVVIAAVTLFQFWALREKD; encoded by the coding sequence ATGTCGACCATCTCCGCTCGGCGTTCGTCCGTCGGACGCCGCCCGATCGGCCGGGGCCGTGCCCCGTCCCGGAACTCGCTCACCCACCCGCCACGCACGGGCGCGCTGCTCGTCACGCCGGCGATCGCGTTCGTCGCCGTGTTCGTGCTGGCGCCACTGCTCTTCGCGCTCTACATCTCGTTCACGAACTGGCCGCTGATCGGCCCGTACCGGTTCATCGGCCTGCAGAACTACGCGACGCTGTTCCAGGACCCGACGTTCGTGCACGCGATCGGCTACACGCTGCTGTACACGGCGATCGTCACCGTGCCGATCCTGGTGCTCGGGTACTTCCTCGCGGTGCTCGTCCGCGCGCGGCGACGTGGCTCGACGGTGCTGCGGACGGTGTTCTTCCTGCCGTACGTCGTCGGGCTGACGACCCTGAGCTTCATGCTCGTGCTCGAGGCGCAGCCGACCTCCGGCGCCGTCAACATGGTCCTGCGCTGGCTGCACGTCACCGACGGCACGACCGCGTGGCTGGTGAACGGCCCGCTCGCGACGGCGCTCATCTGCGTGCTCGTCGTCTGGGCGGTCTCCGGCCTGACGATGGTGCTGCTGATGTCGGCGATGCAGGGCGTCCCGGACGAGGTCTACGAGTCGGCGCAGCTCGAGGGCGCGTCGTGGTGGCAGACCGAACGGATGATCACGTTCCCGATGATCCGGCCGACGGTCGCGCTGAGCGTGATCATCTCGGTCATCGGGTCGCTGCTCGCGTTCAACCAGTTCTACATCCTGACGCAGGGCGGCCCCGGCACCGAGACCACGACCATCGTCAACGCCATCTACAACCGCGGGTTCGTGAACCTGCAGCTCGGCGCCGCGACCGCGGAGTCGATCGCGCTGGTGGTCGTCATCGCGGCCGTCACGCTGTTCCAGTTCTGGGCACTCCGAGAGAAGGACTGA
- a CDS encoding carbohydrate ABC transporter permease, with protein sequence MSTTTTRAAAPGPDLTTRTLTTTPGGRRRHHQGSVQHPRDTAVKRTLYAIAGVGSALVFGVPLIWSILRAFQSEAVITSAPDPATFFRLGWENFAAVFGSSSHLLTGLLNSVIVSVCTAVLTAVLATMAGYGFARFRFRGSGLVFGLVLLTMMVPFQAILTPLYLEMNAMGLTNSLLGLVLFYTTVNLPFGVFVMRNAFESIPPDLEDSAFVDGASRFRVVVSVLRPLLLPGAATAALYAFLASWTEFLGALTFLTKDSLYTLPVALLNLQTGAYGQVSYGNLVAGSVVAMIPCIALYVGLQRFYVAGLSSGALKG encoded by the coding sequence ATGAGCACCACGACCACCCGTGCGGCCGCTCCCGGTCCCGACCTGACGACCCGGACGCTGACCACGACCCCCGGCGGACGCCGTCGACACCACCAGGGCAGCGTGCAGCACCCCCGCGACACCGCGGTGAAGCGCACGCTCTACGCCATCGCGGGCGTCGGCTCCGCACTGGTGTTCGGTGTCCCGCTCATCTGGTCGATCCTCCGGGCGTTCCAGTCCGAGGCCGTGATCACCTCGGCCCCAGACCCCGCCACGTTCTTCCGGCTCGGCTGGGAGAACTTCGCGGCCGTGTTCGGGTCGTCGTCCCACCTGCTGACCGGCCTGCTGAACTCGGTGATCGTGTCGGTGTGCACGGCCGTGCTGACCGCCGTGCTCGCGACGATGGCCGGCTACGGGTTCGCACGCTTCCGGTTCCGCGGGTCCGGCCTGGTGTTCGGCCTGGTGCTCCTGACGATGATGGTGCCGTTCCAGGCCATCCTGACGCCGCTGTACCTCGAGATGAACGCGATGGGGCTGACCAACTCGCTGCTCGGGCTGGTGCTGTTCTACACGACGGTGAACCTGCCGTTCGGGGTCTTCGTGATGCGCAACGCGTTCGAGTCGATCCCGCCGGACCTCGAAGACTCCGCGTTCGTCGACGGGGCGTCCCGCTTCCGGGTCGTCGTGTCGGTGCTCCGTCCGCTGCTCCTCCCCGGGGCGGCGACCGCGGCGCTGTACGCGTTCCTGGCGTCGTGGACGGAGTTCCTCGGTGCGCTGACGTTCCTCACCAAGGACTCGCTGTACACGCTGCCCGTCGCACTGCTCAACCTGCAGACGGGTGCCTACGGGCAGGTGTCGTACGGCAACCTCGTGGCGGGGTCGGTCGTGGCGATGATCCCGTGCATCGCGCTCTACGTCGGCCTGCAGCGGTTCTACGTCGCCGGCCTGTCGTCAGGGGCGCTCAAGGGCTAG